A single Desulfovibrio gilichinskyi DNA region contains:
- a CDS encoding sulfite exporter TauE/SafE family protein: MITTLLVFVILGAIAGILAGLLGIGGGLVIVPILYFALPPLGVPEAQLMHVALGTSLATIIFTSISSMRAHNARGAIRWDIFKTITPGILIGTFLGSCFASYLNTNVLKVIFVIFLYYVASQMLLGLKPKASRQVPEKWGMLGAGSAIGAMSSLVGIGGGTLSVPFLTMCNIQIHTAIGTAAAIGLPLALAGTAGYIWTGIGAQGLPGWSIGYVYLPALIGIVSTSMLTAPYGAKLAHSLPVAKLKMIFAILLLLVATKMLISLF; this comes from the coding sequence ATGATTACAACATTATTGGTTTTTGTAATTCTTGGCGCTATTGCCGGAATACTTGCCGGACTTCTGGGTATTGGCGGTGGACTTGTCATCGTTCCGATTTTATATTTTGCCCTTCCGCCACTTGGTGTACCGGAAGCTCAGCTTATGCATGTAGCTCTTGGAACATCTCTTGCGACGATTATCTTTACATCCATCTCAAGCATGCGTGCACACAACGCACGCGGAGCCATCCGCTGGGATATTTTTAAAACAATCACCCCCGGCATTTTAATCGGTACTTTTCTAGGCTCATGTTTCGCTTCATATTTGAATACAAACGTTCTTAAGGTGATCTTTGTTATCTTTCTTTATTACGTGGCTTCACAGATGCTTTTAGGTCTCAAACCAAAAGCTTCACGCCAAGTTCCTGAAAAATGGGGAATGCTAGGAGCCGGAAGTGCAATCGGAGCAATGTCCAGCCTTGTAGGAATCGGCGGTGGAACACTTTCAGTACCGTTTCTGACCATGTGCAATATCCAGATTCACACTGCAATCGGAACCGCGGCGGCAATAGGACTTCCGCTTGCACTGGCAGGAACCGCCGGATATATTTGGACAGGAATCGGAGCGCAGGGATTACCAGGCTGGTCCATAGGATACGTATACCTTCCAGCCCTGATCGGAATTGTATCTACAAGCATGCTCACCGCTCCTTATGGCGCAAAGCTTGCACACAGCCTGCCTGTTGCAAAACTTAAAATGATCTTTGCCATTCTTCTTTTATTAGTTGCAACCAAAATGTTGATAAGTCTTTTTTAA
- a CDS encoding FadR/GntR family transcriptional regulator, giving the protein MQNPVYESVAKQIMELIKSGELQQGDKLPSERSLAEKFKVSRSSVREAIKVLTHKNLVESKRGDGTYICDRIDADIIEAFTEVFADQKKRLSDIFEFRKVIEPQIAALAAISIDDETLNRMKVIVCNQEILIRSGKDTSKLDEQFHHEIAVASGNSIFPDMMEALSKIMKESRSQPLQNKKRVKKSMTAHFDLLKAFERHDSESAAKIMRQHIKDVESAATDSDSFKED; this is encoded by the coding sequence ATGCAAAATCCGGTTTATGAATCTGTGGCAAAACAGATCATGGAATTGATTAAGTCCGGTGAATTGCAGCAAGGGGACAAGCTTCCTTCTGAAAGAAGCTTGGCTGAAAAGTTCAAAGTTTCGCGCAGTTCAGTTCGTGAAGCTATAAAAGTTCTGACGCATAAGAACTTAGTTGAAAGTAAGCGCGGCGATGGAACATATATTTGCGACCGGATCGACGCGGATATTATTGAAGCCTTTACTGAAGTGTTTGCAGATCAAAAAAAACGACTGAGTGATATTTTTGAGTTCAGAAAAGTAATTGAACCTCAAATTGCGGCTTTAGCGGCCATTTCGATTGATGATGAAACACTGAACCGGATGAAAGTGATTGTCTGCAATCAGGAAATACTTATCAGATCCGGCAAGGATACCAGTAAACTGGATGAACAGTTCCATCACGAGATTGCAGTAGCAAGTGGCAACAGCATTTTCCCGGATATGATGGAAGCTTTAAGTAAAATAATGAAAGAAAGCCGCTCGCAGCCTTTGCAAAACAAAAAACGAGTGAAAAAATCCATGACAGCACATTTTGATCTTTTAAAAGCGTTCGAAAGGCATGATTCAGAATCAGCAGCTAAAATAATGAGACAACATATTAAAGATGTTGAATCTGCTGCGACAGACTCTGACTCATTCAAAGAAGACTAA
- a CDS encoding ATP-binding protein, producing MEDRTFESPAPEVCASKIFEVSGAKFDEDVVLDLWQKIMRHQWIMSEKLNRDVGFKIACNDFLDNIGTGDEIATHNHEKLLLQLGARTIAPDIWDTISDTQPPKKLIQRKVILPLVEEELSQKHGVIPPKTIIFFGPPGTGKTYFAKAIAGRLAWKYLEIVPSMLMIAGIDKIGAHLRDVMEKARNLEEVVIFIDEFEELATERDDASRIDRSITNEFLKQVPLIKSNTNKVLLVCATNYIRQLDTALLRPGRFDCVIPVGALDESGRETILKYYLAKMNPGVIDLKQIIALTEKYTPADIEYLFQIVAQHAFEEECDTRSNFLVTTDFIVQTIATFKPSLTESMIKEFKEDIVKYSRS from the coding sequence ATGGAAGATAGAACATTCGAATCGCCAGCACCTGAGGTTTGCGCAAGTAAAATTTTTGAAGTCAGCGGCGCAAAATTTGATGAAGATGTAGTTCTTGATCTCTGGCAAAAAATCATGCGACATCAGTGGATTATGTCCGAAAAACTTAACCGTGATGTTGGATTCAAGATTGCATGCAACGATTTTCTCGATAATATAGGGACGGGCGACGAGATCGCCACGCATAATCATGAAAAACTTTTATTGCAGCTGGGCGCGCGCACCATCGCTCCAGACATCTGGGACACCATATCTGACACCCAGCCGCCTAAGAAATTAATACAAAGGAAAGTCATTCTCCCTTTGGTTGAGGAGGAATTATCTCAGAAACATGGTGTCATTCCGCCTAAAACCATCATTTTCTTTGGCCCCCCGGGCACTGGTAAAACATATTTTGCCAAGGCGATTGCCGGAAGGCTGGCGTGGAAGTACTTGGAAATAGTGCCGAGCATGCTCATGATAGCCGGTATTGACAAAATCGGAGCGCATTTGCGTGACGTTATGGAAAAGGCCCGTAATTTGGAAGAAGTTGTAATTTTTATTGACGAATTCGAAGAGCTTGCCACAGAGCGAGATGATGCAAGTCGGATTGACAGGTCGATTACCAATGAGTTTCTCAAGCAGGTTCCACTCATTAAGAGCAATACCAATAAGGTCTTGCTGGTATGCGCTACTAATTACATCCGTCAACTGGATACCGCTTTGTTGCGGCCCGGACGTTTTGATTGTGTCATTCCGGTTGGAGCTCTTGATGAGAGTGGACGAGAAACTATTTTGAAATATTATTTGGCAAAGATGAACCCGGGGGTTATCGATTTGAAGCAAATCATAGCCTTGACGGAGAAATATACTCCTGCTGATATCGAATACCTTTTCCAGATTGTAGCTCAGCATGCCTTTGAAGAAGAGTGCGATACCAGAAGTAATTTTCTGGTAACAACGGATTTTATAGTTCAGACCATTGCAACATTTAAACCCTCTTTGACTGAAAGCATGATAAAAGAATTCAAGGAGGATATTGTCAAATATTCTCGCAGTTAG
- a CDS encoding aminotransferase class V-fold PLP-dependent enzyme, translating into MSNLTRRNFLKSSLGASGALLLSSTAFAGNKEKNEENKKVGKNQVKALKEIDDLINKLEKEGIKFKADQLDADNEAQWDRLVEYYFDRDDYSCLSVNAANLCPSMKPVSQMEDLVRDMLKKDISFPMRGELAEASLSKGLDGIKNWLGLGKQEYEADYLMALVANSTQGNNFVNNGLMASKFFNPEKDNVVVWDVNHPTNYQAWEYRKATKGWSDDSIRIMRTKMFTNSVSAEELKKGILPSDPKSEDDIISALKQTVDKNTKIVTLSWQSNECGMLLPMERIVHELRAINKNMHIHADCAQTFGVLDLKLGDLDVDSITGSFHKWPCGPKMVGLLYMNNKSNAAERFTPSEWGYDEHIKTPEEYGFMAKDGVIDPNAKRFSYLGQQNDATLVATWMTALFHTGKLHPNVTPAKIEKRIHYLGTKTKEALFKNLPKIYPDFTEKEAYKWISTPTTDDNLRSSVFLFKCPQGVQAGNVINNVYEKHQLAIANLKVLGHDLIRISPTFCNTANDVTQVVEATIDVISNMQKGKLANNTIYRTYA; encoded by the coding sequence ATGAGTAATTTAACACGCCGTAACTTTTTAAAAAGTAGTTTAGGTGCAAGCGGAGCCTTGTTGCTTTCTTCTACTGCATTTGCCGGGAATAAAGAAAAAAATGAGGAAAATAAAAAAGTAGGTAAAAATCAGGTCAAAGCTTTAAAAGAGATCGATGACCTTATAAATAAGCTGGAAAAAGAAGGCATTAAATTTAAAGCTGATCAATTGGATGCGGACAATGAAGCTCAATGGGATCGACTGGTTGAATATTACTTTGATCGCGATGACTATAGCTGTCTTTCAGTCAATGCAGCAAACCTTTGCCCCTCTATGAAACCGGTTAGTCAAATGGAAGATCTTGTCCGCGATATGTTAAAAAAGGACATTTCCTTTCCTATGAGAGGAGAGCTTGCAGAAGCGAGCCTCAGCAAGGGGCTTGATGGTATCAAAAATTGGCTTGGGCTGGGTAAACAGGAATATGAAGCAGATTATCTGATGGCTTTGGTTGCAAATTCTACTCAGGGTAATAACTTTGTTAATAATGGTTTAATGGCTTCAAAATTTTTTAATCCTGAAAAAGATAATGTAGTTGTCTGGGATGTAAATCATCCTACCAACTATCAAGCATGGGAATACCGCAAAGCTACCAAGGGCTGGAGTGATGATTCAATTCGAATCATGAGAACTAAAATGTTCACCAACTCCGTATCAGCTGAAGAACTTAAAAAAGGAATATTGCCATCCGATCCGAAATCAGAAGATGATATTATAAGTGCATTAAAACAGACGGTAGATAAAAATACAAAAATTGTTACTTTATCATGGCAGTCAAATGAATGTGGTATGCTTTTGCCTATGGAACGCATCGTTCATGAACTTAGAGCCATTAATAAAAATATGCATATTCATGCAGATTGTGCACAAACATTTGGAGTATTAGATCTAAAGCTGGGAGACTTAGACGTGGACAGCATAACCGGAAGTTTCCATAAATGGCCCTGTGGCCCTAAAATGGTCGGCCTGCTGTACATGAACAATAAGTCAAATGCCGCTGAGCGTTTCACTCCGAGTGAATGGGGATATGATGAACATATCAAAACTCCGGAAGAGTATGGATTTATGGCAAAAGATGGAGTTATTGACCCTAATGCCAAGCGTTTTTCATACTTAGGACAGCAAAATGATGCTACTCTTGTGGCTACATGGATGACAGCTTTATTTCACACCGGAAAGCTGCACCCTAATGTTACCCCAGCCAAAATTGAAAAAAGAATTCATTACTTGGGAACTAAAACCAAAGAAGCTCTGTTCAAAAATCTACCTAAAATTTATCCAGATTTTACTGAAAAAGAAGCTTACAAATGGATTAGCACACCTACGACAGATGATAATTTGCGTAGCTCTGTCTTTTTATTTAAATGTCCACAGGGTGTACAGGCTGGAAATGTGATCAACAATGTATATGAAAAGCATCAACTGGCCATTGCGAACTTGAAAGTGCTAGGACATGATTTAATCAGAATATCTCCAACATTTTGCAATACAGCTAATGACGTAACTCAAGTCGTTGAAGCTACAATTGATGTTATTTCCAACATGCAAAAAGGTAAATTAGCAAATAATACTATTTATCGCACTTATGCATAA
- a CDS encoding CsbD family protein: protein MKSSTVNKVKGKLHQASGKVKEVIGAAIDNSEMQAKGKAEILEGKVQEKTGEIEQVAGK from the coding sequence ATGAAATCGAGCACAGTTAATAAGGTCAAAGGGAAACTGCATCAGGCTTCAGGAAAGGTAAAGGAAGTTATTGGCGCAGCTATTGATAACAGCGAAATGCAGGCCAAAGGAAAAGCCGAGATTCTTGAAGGAAAGGTTCAGGAGAAAACCGGCGAGATCGAACAAGTCGCAGGAAAATAA
- a CDS encoding DUF3309 domain-containing protein, whose amino-acid sequence MSLGAIIIIVLVLMFLGVIPVWPHSRAWGYAPGSILGIITIVLVIMLLTGRL is encoded by the coding sequence ATGTCTCTTGGCGCAATCATAATAATCGTTTTAGTGCTTATGTTTCTGGGAGTTATTCCAGTCTGGCCGCACAGCCGCGCGTGGGGTTATGCTCCGGGAAGTATCTTGGGGATAATCACAATTGTCCTCGTTATCATGCTTCTTACCGGCCGATTGTGA
- a CDS encoding BON domain-containing protein translates to MKKALYLLSLIVMVLMFFVTANLYASTTDDRIESSAKQTYVFKTFLKNDNIKVSSSDGDVKLTGTVVEKSHMSLAKDTVEGLPGVKSVDNQLTTKEEKSSAGMDAWLITKVKLTLLFHESVNTVETNVTADRGVITLRGEAKSLAQKDLTGEYAKDVEGVKSVNNMMTVPASSQNKDSSIIESVGEAVDDASITAMAKGTLLYNRSTSGLKTNVVTKDGVVTLNGEAKNNAEKDLAEKLVNDVHGVKKVINNITIS, encoded by the coding sequence ATGAAAAAAGCACTGTATCTTCTAAGCCTGATCGTGATGGTTTTGATGTTTTTTGTCACCGCAAACCTCTATGCCTCCACAACGGATGACCGTATCGAGTCTTCCGCCAAACAGACCTATGTGTTTAAAACCTTTCTCAAGAATGACAACATTAAAGTGTCATCCAGTGATGGTGACGTTAAACTGACAGGAACAGTTGTAGAAAAATCACACATGTCTCTGGCCAAAGATACTGTTGAGGGACTGCCAGGAGTGAAAAGCGTAGATAACCAACTGACAACGAAAGAGGAAAAATCCTCAGCCGGCATGGACGCATGGCTCATCACAAAGGTCAAGCTCACTCTTTTATTCCACGAGAGCGTGAACACCGTCGAGACTAATGTAACTGCTGACCGTGGGGTCATCACCTTGCGCGGCGAAGCAAAAAGCCTCGCCCAGAAGGACCTGACGGGAGAGTATGCCAAAGATGTCGAAGGTGTCAAAAGTGTCAACAATATGATGACGGTTCCGGCTTCCTCACAGAACAAGGACTCATCCATAATTGAGTCTGTCGGCGAAGCCGTTGACGATGCATCCATCACTGCCATGGCCAAGGGGACTCTATTATATAACCGCTCGACTAGCGGACTGAAAACAAACGTCGTGACCAAGGACGGAGTCGTTACTCTGAACGGCGAAGCTAAAAACAATGCAGAGAAGGATCTGGCTGAAAAACTCGTTAATGACGTGCATGGCGTAAAAAAGGTGATCAACAACATCACCATTAGTTAA